One Methylocapsa sp. D3K7 DNA window includes the following coding sequences:
- the chrA gene encoding chromate efflux transporter — translation MNNMAIIAKAAEAGHGVSINEAFRVWLRVALLSFGGPAGQIAMMHRILVDEKKWVSESRFLHALNYCMLLPGPEGQQLATYIGWLMHKTRGGIIAGGLFVLPGAIAIMTLSVIYAAFGNIGFVAALFFGLKAAVLAIVLQAVHRIGKRALKSRIMQGLATAAFVAIFFFDAPFPLIVLTAGVIGYIGGRADHPAFANSGGHVPSSGVADRGSLISDEQRNYAKISVSQSLKVASIWLVVWLAPVAALLFFLGESNVYSQIAVFFSKMAVVTFGGAYAVLAYVAQQAVDNYHWLKPGEMLDGLGMAETTPGPLIMVLQFVGFMAAYHESGALPPLLAGALGGLLATWVTFTPCFLWIFLGAPYIEQLRGNKALTGALSAITAAVVGVILNLAIWFAIHAIFRQTLPVRKLGFAFDLPVLASINPWALLLSISAVIAVFRFKAGLLQTLAGSAAGGAALYAIGLISVAGVR, via the coding sequence ATGAACAACATGGCCATCATCGCCAAAGCGGCTGAAGCTGGCCACGGCGTCTCGATCAATGAGGCGTTCCGAGTCTGGCTGCGCGTCGCTCTCTTGAGCTTCGGCGGCCCGGCGGGACAGATCGCCATGATGCATCGCATTCTGGTGGATGAGAAAAAATGGGTGTCCGAGAGTCGGTTCCTTCACGCCCTCAATTATTGCATGTTGCTGCCCGGCCCCGAAGGGCAACAGCTCGCGACCTATATCGGCTGGCTGATGCACAAGACGCGCGGCGGCATCATCGCCGGCGGTCTTTTCGTTTTGCCGGGGGCGATCGCGATCATGACGCTCAGCGTCATTTACGCCGCCTTCGGCAATATTGGTTTTGTGGCGGCTCTATTCTTCGGCCTGAAGGCGGCGGTTCTGGCGATTGTGCTGCAAGCTGTTCATCGCATCGGCAAAAGGGCGCTCAAAAGCCGCATCATGCAGGGGCTCGCGACCGCCGCCTTCGTCGCGATCTTCTTCTTCGATGCGCCATTTCCTCTCATCGTTCTGACGGCGGGCGTAATTGGTTACATCGGCGGAAGAGCCGATCATCCTGCATTCGCCAACAGTGGCGGACACGTACCCAGCAGCGGAGTAGCGGACAGAGGGAGCCTCATCAGCGACGAGCAGCGTAATTACGCGAAGATCTCTGTCAGCCAATCACTCAAGGTCGCCTCAATCTGGCTTGTTGTTTGGCTCGCGCCAGTCGCCGCACTGCTGTTTTTCCTTGGCGAGTCCAACGTCTATTCGCAGATCGCTGTGTTCTTCTCGAAAATGGCGGTGGTGACCTTCGGCGGCGCTTATGCGGTTCTCGCTTATGTTGCGCAGCAAGCGGTCGATAACTATCACTGGCTCAAACCGGGCGAAATGCTTGACGGGCTTGGCATGGCGGAGACGACGCCCGGCCCCTTGATCATGGTGTTGCAATTCGTAGGATTTATGGCGGCTTACCATGAGTCAGGCGCGCTGCCGCCGCTGTTGGCGGGGGCGCTCGGTGGCTTGCTCGCGACCTGGGTGACTTTTACGCCCTGCTTCCTCTGGATTTTCCTCGGCGCTCCCTACATCGAACAGCTGCGCGGCAACAAGGCTCTGACGGGCGCACTCTCGGCGATTACGGCTGCAGTCGTCGGCGTCATTCTCAATCTTGCCATTTGGTTCGCGATCCATGCGATATTTCGTCAGACATTGCCTGTGCGCAAGCTTGGCTTCGCCTTCGATCTTCCTGTTCTGGCGAGCATCAATCCGTGGGCGCTATTGCTCTCAATCAGCGCGGTTATCGCCGTTTTCCGTTTCAAGGCCGGTCTGCTGCAAACGCTCGCGGGTTCGGCGGCCGGAGGCGCGGCCCTCTATGCAATTGGTCTGATTTCCGTGGCTGGCGTTCGATGA